One Xiphophorus maculatus strain JP 163 A chromosome 10, X_maculatus-5.0-male, whole genome shotgun sequence genomic region harbors:
- the LOC102238095 gene encoding uncharacterized protein LOC102238095 isoform X2, giving the protein MKGSKARKYLISYDEIKRRLQAPEKMSLRSLAAYTRVSRGPASKKTLLESLNVLGLMPSTTTAVSSSFSKLTEGDTRALCEDMKDFSHDYIDYSNMAKQLIPEMNTVQHWSKIIETKNHLEDMRKCFKDPVNSGAFDNVTHGLGLGMLDVALDMIVMVIDQQIRILSGAAASDPVDSGLPSRRIRRRQRKLRSSDNEKSRNICGGMREQGKIVLKSKGQARDRKKIRMESGNPEAVVSHAEQSKPDNVQNNVLTLVSVGYETVSSGMNAAGTV; this is encoded by the exons ATGAAAGGATCCAAAGCTC GAAAATATCTCATCTCATATGATGAAATTAAAAGACGCCTGCAGGCCCCAGAGAAGATGTCCCTGCGGTCTCTGGCAGCATACACTCGGGTCAGCAGAGGCCCAGCCAGCAAGAAAACACTTCTGGAGTCACTGAATGTCCTTGGCCTCATGCCCAGCACAACCACCGCAGtatcctcctccttctccaaGCTCACTGAAG gtgaCACCAGAGCTCTGTGTGAAGATATGAAAGATTTTTCCCATGATTACATTGACTACAGTAACATGGCTAAACAACTCATCCCTGAGATGAACACAGTTCAACACTGGTCCAAAATTATTGAAACAAA GAACCATCTTGAGgacatgagaaaatgtttcaaggACCCAGTAAACAGCGGTGCATTTGACAACGTCACTCATGGCCTCGGTCTTGGAATGTTGGACGTTGCATTAGACATGATCGTCATGGTAATCGATCAGCAGATCCGCATCCTGTCTGGTGCAGCGGCGTCAGACCCCGTTGACTCGGGTCTGCCGTCTCGTCGCATTCGCAGGCGCCAACGCAAACTGCGTTCGTCCGACAACGAGAAATCTCGCAATATTTGTGGGGGGATGAGGGAGCAGGGGAAGATCGTTTTAAAAAGCAAGGGACAAGCCAGAGACAGGAAGAAGATAAGGATGGAGTCAGGAAACCCTGAAGCTGTTGTGTCCCACGCGGAGCAGAGCAAGCCGGATAATGTTCAGAATAATGTCCTCACCCTGGTCTCTGTGGGTTATGAAACTGTCTCTAGTGGTATGAATGCAGCTGGAACTGTTTGA
- the LOC102238095 gene encoding uncharacterized protein LOC102238095 isoform X1 → MDPASRMVGLDPQANMVFTVVKPVMSIFQVSPEQGSNISQSGMGMQSLSENPLVLPQQAQGQAQLDQNHLEMHSTQPHVQPQMQATTQHHGEEVPQHQEVSANSSTNSESNTEMPFAEVSSLLDPNMKGSKARKYLISYDEIKRRLQAPEKMSLRSLAAYTRVSRGPASKKTLLESLNVLGLMPSTTTAVSSSFSKLTEGDTRALCEDMKDFSHDYIDYSNMAKQLIPEMNTVQHWSKIIETKNHLEDMRKCFKDPVNSGAFDNVTHGLGLGMLDVALDMIVMVIDQQIRILSGAAASDPVDSGLPSRRIRRRQRKLRSSDNEKSRNICGGMREQGKIVLKSKGQARDRKKIRMESGNPEAVVSHAEQSKPDNVQNNVLTLVSVGYETVSSGMNAAGTV, encoded by the exons atggaCCCTGCTTCCAGGATGGTGGGTCTGGATCCCCAAGCAAACATGGTTTTCACAGTTGTAAAGCCAGTTATGAGCATCTTTCAGGTATCCCCAGAGCAGGGCAGCAACATATCTCAAAGTGGCATGGGCATGCAAAGTTTATCTGAAAATCCATTAGTCCTCCCTCAGCAGGCACAAGGTCAGGCTCAGTTAGATCAGAACCATTTGGAAATGCACAGCACTCAGCCTCATGTTCAGCCACAAATGCAGGCTACTACCCAGCACCATGGGGAAGAGGTCCCCCAACACCAGGAGGTGTCAGCAAACTCAAGCACAAACTCTGAGTCTAATACCGAGATGCCCTTTGCAGAAGTGTCTTCTCTCCTGGATCCCAACATGAAAGGATCCAAAGCTC GAAAATATCTCATCTCATATGATGAAATTAAAAGACGCCTGCAGGCCCCAGAGAAGATGTCCCTGCGGTCTCTGGCAGCATACACTCGGGTCAGCAGAGGCCCAGCCAGCAAGAAAACACTTCTGGAGTCACTGAATGTCCTTGGCCTCATGCCCAGCACAACCACCGCAGtatcctcctccttctccaaGCTCACTGAAG gtgaCACCAGAGCTCTGTGTGAAGATATGAAAGATTTTTCCCATGATTACATTGACTACAGTAACATGGCTAAACAACTCATCCCTGAGATGAACACAGTTCAACACTGGTCCAAAATTATTGAAACAAA GAACCATCTTGAGgacatgagaaaatgtttcaaggACCCAGTAAACAGCGGTGCATTTGACAACGTCACTCATGGCCTCGGTCTTGGAATGTTGGACGTTGCATTAGACATGATCGTCATGGTAATCGATCAGCAGATCCGCATCCTGTCTGGTGCAGCGGCGTCAGACCCCGTTGACTCGGGTCTGCCGTCTCGTCGCATTCGCAGGCGCCAACGCAAACTGCGTTCGTCCGACAACGAGAAATCTCGCAATATTTGTGGGGGGATGAGGGAGCAGGGGAAGATCGTTTTAAAAAGCAAGGGACAAGCCAGAGACAGGAAGAAGATAAGGATGGAGTCAGGAAACCCTGAAGCTGTTGTGTCCCACGCGGAGCAGAGCAAGCCGGATAATGTTCAGAATAATGTCCTCACCCTGGTCTCTGTGGGTTATGAAACTGTCTCTAGTGGTATGAATGCAGCTGGAACTGTTTGA